In Panacibacter ginsenosidivorans, the following proteins share a genomic window:
- a CDS encoding M20/M25/M40 family metallo-hydrolase: MRKLLIVLMAFPFSVMAQTKYEGSLSDSAFIKMISDNILVSRSSYDNLYNLTKKVGGRLAGSPQMVMAEQWGKKAMETAGADKVIMQECMVPHWVRGGKDKAAIMYNAAGKKQTYQLNTLALGNSLGTGAKGVEAQIIRVNNFDELEQKKDQLKGKIVFYNVPFEETFVQTFRAYGKNVIYRAIGASRAAKYGAAAVLVRSMTHAMDNNPHTGSLRYNDSFPKIPAAAIGLKDVAKLDSLLDNNIAVTAQLFTYGKQLPDTIGHSVIGELTGSQFPNEIITVGGHLDSWDVNEGATDDGAGVVQTIEILRAFKALGYQPKHTIRFVLFANEENGTRGGNKYAEDAKANNLKMIFALESDAGGFTPRGFGFTANDTVWNKIYAWKNLFEPYGSDKFTRGGDGTDIEPLNETFNTPVAGLSPDTQRYFDVHHAASDVFEAVNIRELKLGAVSMAALLYLVDKYGL; this comes from the coding sequence ATGAGAAAATTATTGATCGTACTAATGGCATTTCCATTTTCAGTGATGGCACAAACAAAATATGAAGGTAGTTTAAGTGATTCTGCATTTATAAAAATGATCTCGGATAATATCCTGGTAAGCAGGTCATCATACGATAACCTTTACAACCTTACCAAAAAAGTTGGTGGCAGGCTTGCGGGCTCTCCACAAATGGTAATGGCAGAACAATGGGGTAAAAAAGCAATGGAAACTGCCGGCGCTGATAAAGTGATCATGCAGGAATGTATGGTGCCTCATTGGGTGCGTGGTGGTAAAGACAAAGCTGCGATAATGTATAATGCTGCAGGAAAAAAACAAACCTATCAGCTGAATACACTTGCATTGGGTAATTCACTTGGCACAGGTGCAAAAGGTGTGGAAGCACAGATCATACGTGTAAATAATTTTGATGAACTGGAGCAAAAAAAAGACCAGTTAAAAGGTAAGATCGTTTTTTACAATGTACCATTTGAAGAAACTTTTGTTCAAACTTTTCGCGCCTATGGAAAGAATGTTATATACCGTGCTATTGGTGCAAGCCGTGCCGCAAAATATGGTGCTGCAGCGGTTTTGGTAAGATCAATGACACATGCCATGGATAATAATCCGCATACCGGTTCATTAAGATATAATGATAGTTTTCCCAAAATTCCTGCTGCTGCCATTGGTTTGAAAGATGTGGCAAAACTTGATTCTTTACTGGATAATAATATTGCTGTTACTGCACAATTATTTACGTATGGTAAACAACTACCCGATACTATTGGCCATAGTGTTATTGGTGAATTAACAGGCAGCCAATTTCCCAATGAAATAATAACAGTCGGCGGCCATCTTGATAGCTGGGATGTAAATGAAGGCGCAACAGATGATGGCGCCGGTGTAGTGCAAACAATAGAAATATTAAGAGCATTCAAGGCCTTGGGTTACCAGCCAAAACATACCATACGTTTTGTATTATTTGCAAATGAGGAAAATGGTACAAGAGGCGGAAACAAATATGCTGAAGATGCAAAAGCCAATAATTTGAAAATGATCTTTGCGCTGGAAAGTGATGCCGGTGGATTTACACCAAGAGGATTTGGCTTTACTGCAAATGATACAGTGTGGAACAAAATTTATGCATGGAAAAATTTATTTGAACCTTATGGTTCTGATAAATTTACAAGAGGCGGCGATGGTACAGATATTGAACCGCTAAATGAAACATTTAATACGCCGGTTGCAGGTTTAAGTCCCGATACACAACGCTACTTTGATGTGCATCATGCAGCATCTGATGTATTTGAAGCAGTAAACATCCGTGAGTTAAAGCTAGGCGCAGTTAGCATGGCAGCTTTGTTGTATCTTGTAGATAAATATGGTTTATGA
- the bshA gene encoding N-acetyl-alpha-D-glucosaminyl L-malate synthase BshA: MRIGIVCYPTFGGSGVLATELGKALADKGHSVHFITYQQPVRLNVFNTNIYYHEVRVPTYPLFDYPPYEIALASTMVDVIKNHKLDLLHVHYAIPHASAAYMAKQIIQKEGGKIPFITTLHGTDITLVGKDKTYEPVVTFSINESDAITAVSQNLREETYKSFRITKEIEVIYNFVDVKRFSKKPIDAFKKVIAPHGEKVLVHASNFRKVKRVQDVIKVFAGVRKAMPAKLLMIGDGPERSPMEVLAKELGVQDDVRFVGKQEQIEEILLVSDLFLLTSEYESFGLAALEAMAARVPVISTNAGGLPEVNIFGETGFTANVGDVETMTQQAIELLSNNELLEKLKEGAYNQAVRYDINNIVPLYEKLYSRFCTMDCAEKSLMETKQQTTDVVIR, encoded by the coding sequence ATGCGTATAGGGATTGTTTGCTACCCGACATTTGGCGGAAGTGGTGTACTGGCAACAGAACTGGGTAAAGCATTGGCCGATAAAGGACACAGCGTTCATTTTATTACTTACCAGCAACCGGTAAGATTAAATGTCTTCAATACAAATATTTATTATCATGAAGTGCGTGTGCCTACTTACCCGTTATTTGATTACCCACCTTACGAGATAGCGCTGGCAAGTACTATGGTTGATGTAATAAAAAATCATAAGCTGGATCTGCTGCATGTACATTATGCTATACCACATGCTTCGGCTGCCTATATGGCCAAACAGATTATACAGAAAGAAGGTGGTAAAATTCCTTTTATTACTACGCTGCACGGTACAGACATAACACTGGTAGGTAAAGACAAGACCTACGAGCCTGTGGTTACTTTCTCTATCAATGAAAGTGACGCAATTACAGCGGTATCCCAGAATTTGCGGGAAGAAACGTATAAATCTTTTCGCATAACAAAAGAGATAGAAGTAATCTACAATTTTGTTGATGTAAAACGTTTTAGTAAGAAACCTATTGATGCATTTAAAAAAGTAATTGCACCGCACGGCGAAAAAGTTTTGGTGCATGCATCCAACTTTAGAAAAGTAAAAAGAGTGCAGGACGTAATAAAAGTATTTGCGGGTGTAAGAAAAGCAATGCCTGCTAAATTGCTGATGATAGGAGATGGGCCTGAGCGTTCACCGATGGAAGTATTGGCCAAAGAACTGGGTGTGCAGGATGATGTGCGCTTTGTGGGTAAACAGGAGCAGATAGAAGAAATATTATTGGTGTCTGATTTGTTTCTGCTTACTTCAGAATATGAAAGTTTTGGTTTAGCTGCACTGGAAGCAATGGCTGCAAGAGTGCCTGTCATAAGTACGAATGCAGGGGGCTTACCTGAAGTAAATATTTTTGGAGAAACAGGTTTCACTGCCAATGTTGGTGACGTAGAAACAATGACACAGCAGGCTATTGAATTACTCAGCAACAATGAATTATTAGAAAAATTAAAAGAAGGTGCTTACAACCAGGCTGTGCGTTACGATATTAATAATATTGTGCCTCTGTATGAAAAATTATACAGCCGTTTTTGTACAATGGATTGTGCTGAAAAATCACTTATGGAAACAAAGCAACAAACTACTGATGTTGTGATACGATAA
- a CDS encoding cyanophycinase, whose protein sequence is MYKKLFIFIAACLFFSVALHAQKGSLFIIGGGYRTKSLMQEMINTAQLKNTDHIAILPMSGAEPDTSFFYIRQDLDSVCTNTVSFLNFTKDKVNDKEWLDSLKNAKLVFITGGDQSRFMKAVWNTPVYNAIHEAYNNGAVIAGTSAGAAVMSKHMITGNQLRGDTVYHATFDRLWKGNIEFEEGLGLLDSIIIDQHFIVRSRYNRMISALAAFPSFTCIGIDEATAIIVHNHTVKVAGESQVIVMQKPQGIIYDEKGLIKLKNADISIYTTGDSFIIGK, encoded by the coding sequence ATGTATAAAAAATTATTCATCTTTATAGCAGCATGTTTATTTTTTTCAGTTGCATTGCATGCGCAAAAAGGAAGCCTTTTTATTATTGGTGGCGGCTACCGCACCAAATCATTAATGCAGGAAATGATCAATACTGCACAATTAAAAAATACAGATCACATCGCTATATTGCCTATGTCAGGTGCAGAACCTGATACTTCTTTTTTCTACATCAGGCAGGATCTTGATTCTGTGTGCACAAATACGGTTTCATTTCTAAATTTTACAAAAGATAAGGTTAATGATAAAGAATGGCTTGACTCTCTAAAAAATGCAAAACTTGTTTTCATTACCGGCGGCGACCAAAGCCGGTTTATGAAAGCAGTATGGAACACACCAGTTTACAATGCTATTCATGAAGCTTATAATAATGGTGCTGTTATTGCAGGAACCAGCGCCGGTGCTGCAGTTATGAGTAAACATATGATTACAGGCAACCAGCTACGAGGCGATACTGTTTACCATGCTACATTTGACAGGTTATGGAAAGGCAATATAGAGTTTGAAGAAGGATTGGGCTTACTCGATTCTATCATCATCGATCAGCATTTTATAGTACGAAGCCGTTACAACCGTATGATCTCTGCATTGGCAGCATTTCCTTCTTTTACTTGCATCGGCATCGATGAAGCAACTGCGATAATTGTACACAACCACACAGTAAAAGTTGCAGGTGAGAGCCAGGTTATAGTAATGCAAAAACCACAAGGCATTATCTATGATGAAAAAGGTTTGATAAAATTAAAAAATGCCGATATCAGCATTTATACAACCGGGGACAGTTTTATAATTGGAAAGTAA
- a CDS encoding YpdA family putative bacillithiol disulfide reductase: MSEYDILIIGAGPIGLACGIAAKKAGLSYVIVEKGCLVNSLYNYPANMTFFSTSERLEIGGVPFMSLNNKPNRAEALEYYRRVTQVFSLNVHLFEEVKAVIKNKDNFFSITTSKNNYTAKHIIVSTGFYDIPVLMHVPGEEMNKVVHYYKDPHYYAFQKVLVVGAQNSAIDAALETWRKGAEVTMVVREKEIGERVKYWVRPDIINRIAEGSIKAYFSASVIEIRKNEVDIQTKDGPVTIANDFVIAMTGYRPGFDFLRKIGIELSNDESLRPSYDPETMQTNNKGIYLAGVVCGGMDTHKWFIENSREHADKIIKNILAMQEK, translated from the coding sequence ATGAGTGAGTATGATATATTGATTATTGGTGCAGGCCCCATTGGCCTTGCATGTGGCATTGCTGCAAAGAAAGCGGGATTGAGTTATGTTATTGTTGAAAAAGGTTGTCTGGTCAACAGCCTGTATAACTATCCTGCTAATATGACCTTTTTCTCTACTTCGGAAAGACTTGAAATAGGCGGGGTTCCTTTTATGAGTTTGAACAACAAACCAAACCGTGCAGAAGCGCTGGAATATTACAGGCGTGTAACACAGGTGTTCAGTTTAAATGTGCATTTGTTTGAAGAAGTGAAAGCTGTAATAAAAAATAAAGACAATTTTTTTTCAATAACTACATCAAAGAATAATTATACAGCTAAGCATATAATTGTATCAACTGGCTTTTATGACATCCCGGTATTAATGCATGTGCCCGGTGAAGAAATGAATAAGGTAGTACATTATTATAAAGACCCGCATTATTACGCATTTCAAAAAGTGCTGGTAGTTGGTGCACAAAACTCTGCGATAGATGCTGCATTGGAAACATGGCGCAAAGGTGCTGAAGTAACCATGGTGGTGAGAGAAAAAGAAATTGGCGAACGAGTAAAATATTGGGTAAGGCCTGATATTATCAATCGTATTGCGGAAGGAAGTATAAAAGCTTATTTCAGTGCTTCGGTTATTGAAATAAGAAAAAATGAAGTGGATATTCAAACAAAAGATGGTCCTGTAACTATTGCGAATGATTTTGTTATTGCTATGACGGGATATAGACCAGGCTTTGATTTCCTGCGAAAGATCGGTATTGAATTATCTAATGATGAGAGTCTTCGTCCATCATATGATCCTGAAACAATGCAAACAAATAATAAGGGCATTTATCTGGCAGGCGTTGTGTGCGGTGGCATGGATACGCATAAATGGTTTATTGAAAATTCAAGAGAGCACGCAGATAAAATAATTAAGAATATTCTTGCAATGCAGGAAAAATAA